The genomic window ATgccaaaaaaaattcaaacctacaaattaaataaaaactaaaaaccaaCCCCTCCCTCATTATACTAGTATCTGGAttggttaaaaaagaaactaatgaGCTTGATTTATGATTGAATTATTCTTAGAACTGAAATGCAACCTAAATCATATTAGGTTACCTTGaggttgtttttttctctcaccACAAACATGGATCCTTCATTCATGTGGATATTTGGGCAGACTACTGAGGCTGTAAAATCTAGATACCACTTTTGTAATATTATAATTTCTTATACACATTTCTTTCCCTATTTCTCCTATTCCCCAATAAAGAGatcttgaatattttaaacttgTTGCATTCAGTCATTAGTTAGCACATGATCAAATCTgtaaaaagatttcaaaatacaaagaaacttaGTTTGCTAAAATGAGGCATCCTCTATTGTTTTATGTAATGTACCCTGACTGCTCCTGAGTAAGAACGGAGCTCGTCCTCCATGAGATAAGGCTATATATCCTCACTTGTTGGTGAGACCAAATTCTACCCTTAGAAAATCCCAAATGAAATTACAGCAAAGGTAGTGTTACAAAGTAATTAACCGAAGCATTTCTGAAGGTAGTGTGTGCACAttttccacctccttcccctctgggtgAGCACTAAATAGATTGCTCATTTGTTAAGTAAATTTAATAGtgagaagaaaatcataaaatgtaaatTGACCCAAATAATTATTTATCACTGAAAAACCAAATTTCTCAAATTCAAAGGTTCATTgttcttaaagtttttttttgttgttgtttaatccTTCATTTAGTTgaactgcagaagaaaaaaacatgaataatTTTATAAGATGGCTTTCCAATTTGCAATGGTAAAGCTCCCAGTATGACAGAGGTGGTTTCTAAAAGggggcttttttcctttttttttttttaaataaaggcaaatataacttaaaaaaacaaagaaaagcatgcAGGCTCTACAGGCAAGGAGTCCACTTCCATGTATCTGTTTTCTGTGAGGTAACTCAATTCTCTTTTGTAGAGAAACATGCAAAAGGCCAAACAATATCCCGAGCCATACTgcacatgaaaattttaaaatatgcaacatTCAGAATGCACCTTTCACCTCTGTGCACACAAGTCAATGCAAAAACTGCAAAGAAACAAGTGTCACAGTAATGAAGTTAGGTACAAGCAATGATAGCTGAACAATGCAGTAGTGCTCACCCAGTTTGTACAGTAATTGGCACTCTACAGTATTCCTACTCATTTTTTGATTCATTTGCACTTTGTGCTGCCTCTCCCTGGGGATCTAATTCAATCTTTACAGAAACATCTGGCCCCTCCGACCtcattaatttcatctttttctttggaGGGTTTTTCAAAGTGCCCAGCCTCTCCTTTACTTTGTACTCCAGTGTACTGTGGGGAATCCCATAAATACTCTGAGCTTTGGAAACACTCATTTTTCCACTCATAACCACTGAGATTGCTTCCTCCAGTATCTCACTGTTGTACTGTCTGTAACGCCCTCTTTTCTTCCGAGGCTGCTTGGAGCCAGGGTCTCCTTCTTGATCCGATGTGGGATATGGCTGTCCAGAGGTAGACTGCTCAGCATCTGAGCCCCAAGAATCGGGTCCAGCATCTAAcatgctttttctattttgttttggaaGAATAGCCCTTAATTTTTTACTAAGCGCGCTCTCCGTTTGTGAACCCATTACCAAAGAGCTATAGCTGTACTGATCACCAGTGCGAGACTCCCAAGAAAGATCCATTCCTCGAACTTGTGGTATCTTTAAATCTACAGGAGATGAATGGCTCGCATCCTTTTTTCCATCTTGTTTTGCTTGAAGTGCCATTTTTGGAAAGGGAGAGTTTTCTGCAAGAAAAGGAAGGTCACTGATGTTGCTGAGTGCACCATTTCCCCTGAACTTCATACGGCTGAGGTTGAACTCATAATGTGGTTTTGCCCAAGAGGCTTCCCTGGATAATATTAAGTGTTGTCCATGATTCTGTAATCCAGATGGTCCAAGGCTGGCAGCTGTGGACAATTGGTTTCTGCTCAGTAGTTCTTCACTAATCTGCAGGGATCGAGCCAATGGAACTTTGAGTGATGTGGAGTGTCCAAAACCTTCCCTGGTTCCATCCTGTAAGCTTCTTGGAGGTACCCCATCACCACTCCGAAGTCCGTCCGGGCGGTACTGGCTGGGTCTCCCAGGTCGCCTAATTGGATGGAAGGAAACTGATGTGAGCAGGACTTGCACAGGTAGGGAGGGGTGGGTGAGGGGACCACTCCTTTATTAGAAGGCCTTGCTTGGGTAACATCactttgtgttatttatttatttttctctaaaattaaaaaaaaatagtctcagcagttagttttaaaacttgttcacaaaaaaagaaaagaaaaaagaaaaaaaaccaggagCTTTTTgggcaaagaaaaattaaacctgtCAGCTGGTCTCTGGCTGGGTTCACAAATTTTCGGAGAAAAAGTTTCGCGCAACTGTCTGAAAATAGCACCTTAATTATTAATTACAAAGTAATCATCAAGTCTCCATAGATCTACACAGAATTGTGTTACCAATGTGACGTTACCACTAAACAAGTACAGTAATAAAAGAGTAagccaaattatttattttaatgcaacATATTCAACATTCATGACAACCAGCTATAAAACTGGAAACATTTACATTGGTGGAACCCATAGATGATTATCACTTATCCCACAAACAATTTGATGTTCATTATCAAAAATTAAACAATTCCAAATAACATTTCTTATTtggcttggggaaaaaaaatatggCTACTGGCCCCaaggaggaaaaaaccccaaaccaaaacaaaccaaaataccCATCGCATTATAACTTACCACacttcttccttttaaaacacTATTACTTGCAGATATATGAATACCACTGATTCTCCATTTGAAATAGTCCAAACTTTAAAGAAACTGCCCttattttccccaaaactttatttcttatGTTCTAGTCAAAGTAATTATTGTCAAAGGTATACACACAATTTTGTAGCAGTTTCCTTTAGTTAAAAAACGTCTTCAAATACCAAACatcaattttgaaattttaagtggATAGCTTTCAATGTTTAAAAAGTCAACTATTTTACAAAGTTAATTAATACGGTTTTCATTTTCACAATAGAGAAAGATTATCAATGATAAAACTGGCAACTGGTAAAGCATGCCCAAGGGGAATAATTACACTAACTAGGCACAAAAGTGGAACTCTGCAGAAGCGATGATAAACCAGCTATGTTCTCCAAAATGGAGACTCTGTGCTGTTAtcaataaataacataaaaaggATAACAATGAATATTCAACTAAAAGATGGGCAGTACTGTCGGTGCTTTTGTCTTCCAGAAAACAATACCACATAGAAAACTCTTTCCACTCATAAGGATAAACACAGCAACTTCAACCATATAATACATGCACCTGGTGGTCAAGTTTAAAGTGAATCTTAAGCAAGGGATTTATTTATGCAAACCACACTTAAGCTTCTCCTACACGTGTCCTTAATTATTCAACTCAAGTTTTTTGATATATAAATGGAACCCAATGATTTGGGACCATGATGACTTACATCTAGCATAAACTATAGTGAAAAGAAGGCCTTAAGGAAACAAAGATTAGTAAACTacgcaaaatggattaaaggttATTTTTAGAGTGAATACAGgaggtaagaaaaaggaaaatgacagaattttagagaaaataaagggaGCATTTTAGAAGTCAGTGAAGTAATCCTTCAATTTGAAGGTAATTAAGAGTAAGTTGAAAAAGATTAGTCCATTTAGTTTCTACTTATTCCTTTAATATCTAAACAACTTCCCCATGTTGATATTCTAAAAGTTAAATAAACCTAAATATTAACTAACttaccaaaattatttttcataccTAGATGAAGTTGATTTATGGTCACAACAGTTTTGTGGAAATGCCTTTCCAATTTGGCAGTTAAATATCCTCACTGATACCTGACTTTTCTAAATGGTTACTATGTGCACACAGAGGGAGAATTAGACAATTCTTACACTATAAAATTAGGTGGTCAGAAAATTCACTTTAGTCTGCTAAGAATTATCAAAACTGAGCATGTAATAATGTCTTGGCAGCATAAGATGGTTATCCATCAACATCTACAACCAGTCTTacctacttaaaaacaaaaattacatacaATTACATTTTCTGAACTGCCACACAGTTAAAATTGCAGttcaaatcaacaaacaaaacaaaacaaacaagaaaaaaacgaACAGCCCCCACTCACCCATACACTCCATTAGAGATACCAAGTTAAATACTGGAGCCCAATTTTCATTCAAAAACTTCAGCACACTAATACTGCCTTGATATCTGAACTCTGGAATTATTTAGGTTGGGTTTCACACTCCTAAACACTCAACAACAAAGTCCAAAGACATTCTTGCCATATTCCTGATTATTTACTATTTGTATTAAACCGGCAAAATTGATCTATACTAGCCAATTCTAGACTTTACAGATTGTTTGACTGACAGACTAAAACTCATTTTACTAAAGTCGCACTTATAAGGGTGTTACTCTGaaggattaatttttaaaacatacaagGGAGATTGGCATTAATCTTTGATAAACTGTCCCCTCTACAACTGTGGAAGGctacaaatattttcccttacCCGTTCCCTTGAGTACTGGAGCAGCCTGGAGAATGGCTCAGGGAAGTGCTGCCAGCACATGGACTTTTCTTAGTGGACAGATCAAGTACACCGTCTGTAGAGACACAAAGAAACACCTGAGGATATTAAAAACTAGGAGCAAATGTGAACTGGATAGGCTAAAAATGACAAAGCAGTAGGTAGAGTCAACTAAGCAGACATACTAGCCATATATTTGAGTTATGAAATCCAttcattaataaaattaggatatTGTTCCTCCAGAAGCAACATAAATTTAGCAAAGCTTGTTATATCTAATATCTCTAAGAGTTAAGTATTTTATTAATAGGGCAAAAGAAAGGTAAAGCGTATCACTAAAGATGTTAAAATATAGTGAGATATAAGAAATAGCAGTATACACAGTATGAGGTTCTGCAATAGAACTATTAGACtccattttctaaatttccttgaCTAAAGCATATGAGTTTTCAATGCCACAATTTCATACAAATTGTAAAACCAAACTCCTCAAGAGCTAAGTCTATCTAAAAGACGAAAAGTATATAAAAGTTTGATTTagcaaattttatttacttacatttcttttatttattttttttccatattctccccaaagccccccagtacatagttgtaggtctttctagttctgctatgtgggacatcacctcagcacggcttgatgagcggtgctaggtctgtgcccaggatccgaacaagcaaaaccatgggccaccaaagcagagcttaAAGTACTCAGCCATGGGAACGgcctgagaaaattttaaataatacaaaagtCACTTTAAAGTACAAGCCTAAAAGtcaatttacatatatatacacacacacacacacagacaatacAAGATAATCTGTAAGATGAATCAATTGTTAACTATTTATAATTTGCATGTGTCCTCATTACTTTTTTGGACACAtctgaaaaaaattgtatatgtgGATTCAATCGTTTGGAAAAACCTGCAGAGATTCAGAATTCACTTGCTGATCTTTATAAACAAGGTTTTTTGATTAATAAGCTATTATAAATTGGTGGGcaaattttaaggaaagaaagaaggaaatagtcTTGATACTGACAACAGCCTAGAGGTTTAACCATTTTCTTACTGAAGCTAAATTCATGTTCTTAGAACATAAAATTAGAACTTTCTTTCCCCACAAAGACTTTTCCCCCCTTACAGACGTGTCTAGCAGAGAAAATTCATAGTCTGGACAACTTTTAAAGCTGCCATTTTGTCCAAAATCAACTAAGATAATACTCAACGTCTGTGATTTTCAACTGGCCAGCAAAGAGGTCTTGCTATCTAGTTATGTTAAAAACCACCCCAATATAGAACCCACTTAGGACTTGTCTGGGGACATTTTACCTCCCTATTTTCAGGCTGTTAGAAATAAATACGCAACTGAGCTTATAAACCAAAAAAGCCCACATTGATACAAAATAAGTGTTGTCTCATGAATATTTCTAAAAACATAATTGTAAACTTACAGAACCAAGCATCCTATTAGACATCTAACTCAATTAGATATCTAACATGCAAATGTACTGCTTTAAAGTATTTCCAAGCAAAGATAATATTATTTAAAGACTTCTAAGTCTGTCTAATCAAATAGGCAACCTATTTTAAGTCTACCACTAAAAATGTGATTTAAGTTGAAAACACACTAAAATCCATTtaggaaatataattttaaaaagtttgttcaTCTTAATCTTATCATCTAGTTCAAATTTCTCTTGGTAAGTGCATGCTGTCAACACAAGATACCTCTTAAGCATAACACTAGCTGTAACAAGTTAAATTAGACTAAGTggtatttttgtatgttaatctcCATTACTAATACTTTAAATACAACCTCCATGCTGTCATTTTCCTACTGTAAATCTGAAGCTTTTAACGCAATATTTAAAGAGTTTTAATGAAAGCTACCAATCTATGGTAAAGAAAACAATCCTcaataaaacagaagagaacaACTTGGCAAATACAGTAACCAAAGGGAGACTGATCAATGTGAACACAGGACAACTAGGAGGTCTCCTGCTAGGTAATCTCTCATGACTTATGAGATTTTGATTGCTGTTCACTAcaggaaaaagcaaaggaaaactattcaaaaaaaattctttaagaagCAACTAAAGCCCCTCAATTAAGTGTAAATCTTCGATAAATTACTTGCAATAGgcaaaaaaaagtctttttggttctaataagaattaaaatttattttgcaaaataaacaTGTACTCATTTCCAATAAATCCACATCTCATAACCTTTCTGCATACTCAAGATTTCTATGACAATAAAATATTAGTACACACATCACCAATTTACAATTTGTAGTGGTTTaaacaatggcagagttgaaatGCTCATTTCATCTTTGTGAAATTAAAGGTAAAACGAGATCGCAAAGCAACAGGAATATTTTATGTACTTGAGAGTAAACTTTCCAaagattcaagaaatatttcctaAGTAAAATTGATAACCTCTTAACCTTTTCACTAAATTAGGATCCTCACCAACCAATTACCATTTGGGAATACTCTAAGGTTAATTCATAATATACTGCATGTATGTATGTGCTTGTGTATTTATAAAACACTGAAGACACTTAACAAGCTGAAGCGTGTCTACTGTCTTCTCATTACTTCTAACACTaggaatttctcttttaaaaatgcaaataatatgtatttttgtcttatttgcagagtataatttcttttacttaacatgacatatttatttctcaaatagGTACTAATCCTAGAACGTTGACGGATAAGgggaaaaacaatttttcataGGGGTCTTAAAAACAATGGATATGACAATGCTTTGGAAAGTATAAAATGCTTACATAAATACCAAGTAACTTAAAGATCAGGAACAACTGTAACCATCTAACTTTCCTGAGTGGTGCATCAGTCATGACTATGAACTACTGAAAGGTAAGACTGTCACTTTATCTGTACTTTTCTATCACCGCATAGTCAGGAATAATTAAGAATCACATTAGTTTTTATCCTATTATTACATCTGGCATCCTACttgccaataattttttttctccccaaattaaagTATTCTGATTGGACAGAGGAGATCTTGACATCAAACCATACCTTGTTCGCTAGGTTCTGACTGAGACTTTCTGACAGTAAGGTCCAGAGGTGAGTCTTGGTCAGCCATGAGAAGTTTGCTGAGCACAGGGTTCTGAGCAGTTGCAGCCGTGGGAGAGGTGGTGACTGGAGATGCTTTCGGCAGGCTTTGGTTCTTTGTGCTATTGGGCTGGCTGGGGTCCTGAGTAGAGCTATTTTTTGAGGTATATTCagcagcaaattgttggatcatTCGCTGCATGATCTCACGGGCCACTAGGGGAATATTGGGGTCGGAGACCCAGGGACTGTCtgtaaacaaagatttatttacttttaaagtggGACAATGTACTAAAAAAGACAGCTTTCAAGCAAACATAAAATTtcgtttttttcttaaaatgcaaTATCCTAAAAATAGTATTCCctcagttatatttttaatctcaCATCTTATGAATAtcagatttataaaaataaaattttcataaaatcatTTCTAAACATCCCCCCATCCACACCCCAGGATCATGAAAGCACATAAAGGGATAACAAAAGGGATAACAAATAGTATATCTTATGGGCAAGAATCACTTACCTGATACAGAAATCCCAAAACCCTTCTTTCATGAAATAATTACTCCCCTGTTTATCACCTACAGGTCACATCTGGTTTCCCCAAGATTTTTCCTCAGCTATCTCTTCCTAAATTGTTGAAGAATGGATTACTCAATTCATGAGTGCTTAATTTACCTTTTGTTAAAGATTGAAGGCACACCAAGATTGTAAACGGAGATCTTTAAAATTAAGATCCACGATAGGCTACGGCAATAGTTCTCACACTTTAATGTTCATCAGAATCACTTTGAGGTCTTGTAAAAACAGATTGCTGAGTCCTAGTCCCAGTGTTACTGATTCAGCAGTTCTAGGGTGAGCTCAAAAActggcatttctaacaagtttctagATGTTGCTGGTCGGGGACCATAATTTTAGAACCTAATTTTAGGCTAGGAGTTTAAATGCCAAATCTCAAAAGCCTGAGGCCATGTATCTTCCATAAGTTATTTAAATACACTGTCAACTATTAAACACAATAGCTAGGgaagtaatgaaataaatatctaagTTATCAATTTCTAATCagtgttaattttaaaataaagacgaTAGGAATTCATTAACTCATTCAGCGCTGGAGGGACCTTGAAGGTCAAATGGGGTAAAATAAAGGGaatatgttttatattaaatatattatcatCATTTCTCTATCATCACCAGACTATCAGGGACACTAAGATTCTTGAGAACAGAGATTATGTTTGCCTATCTCTGTATTCTCAGCACCTAATCTTGCCTAGTGTaaagtatgcattcttattaGTTGAGTAATAAGTAGATCAGTGAACTCAACCAACAtcaaacagttttttttttttttaaacaaatgagggAAATGTGATCTAAAGAGTAAGTGGCCTCTTCAAATTTGTATAGATGGTCAGTGGTACACCCTTGATTAAAACTCTCCCCCTAATCTTAATGTTCCACCTGTGATCTTCACCATCCTACCACACTTCTGAGGCTTTAGAAGACTGTTCTCAGAACACCTGAGTTTCattggtcttttaaaaattaactacaCAAGGTAAATTACTTTATCCCTAGTATTTTGGAGCTATAAGGAACTTAGGTTGATTTATAAACTTGGAGAAAAACTGACTCGTTACTATTAAAATCTAAAATCTCCACAAAAAAC from Equus asinus isolate D_3611 breed Donkey chromosome 2, EquAss-T2T_v2, whole genome shotgun sequence includes these protein-coding regions:
- the LCOR gene encoding ligand-dependent corepressor isoform X8, which encodes MARVCRRQQCSVERRGFRQELDSWRHKLIHCVGFESILEGLFGPALLKDLSLFKDCEPESISDWTFDENCLFCCLRRDKVKGHLVGLDEPASGAGQEALLKQEQAKIIRFERQAEEFLNAVFYRKDSPWVSDPNIPLVAREIMQRMIQQFAAEYTSKNSSTQDPSQPNSTKNQSLPKASPVTTSPTAATAQNPVLSKLLMADQDSPLDLTVRKSQSEPSEQDGVLDLSTKKSPCAGSTSLSHSPGCSSTQGNGRPGRPSQYRPDGLRSGDGVPPRSLQDGTREGFGHSTSLKVPLARSLQISEELLSRNQLSTAASLGPSGLQNHGQHLILSREASWAKPHYEFNLSRMKFRGNGALSNISDLPFLAENSPFPKMALQAKQDGKKDASHSSPVDLKIPQVRGMDLSWESRTGDQYSYSSLVMGSQTESALSKKLRAILPKQNRKSMLDAGPDSWGSDAEQSTSGQPYPTSDQEGDPGSKQPRKKRGRYRQYNSEILEEAISVVMSGKMSVSKAQSIYGIPHSTLEYKVKERLGTLKNPPKKKMKLMRSEGPDVSVKIELDPQGEAAQSANESKNE
- the LCOR gene encoding ligand-dependent corepressor isoform X10; this translates as MQRMIQQFAAEYTSKNSSTQDPSQPNSTKNQSLPKASPVTTSPTAATAQNPVLSKLLMADQDSPLDLTVRKSQSEPSEQDGVLDLSTKKSPCAGSTSLSHSPGCSSTQGNGRPGRPSQYRPDGLRSGDGVPPRSLQDGTREGFGHSTSLKVPLARSLQISEELLSRNQLSTAASLGPSGLQNHGQHLILSREASWAKPHYEFNLSRMKFRGNGALSNISDLPFLAENSPFPKMALQAKQDGKKDASHSSPVDLKIPQVRGMDLSWESRTGDQYSYSSLVMGSQTESALSKKLRAILPKQNRKSMLDAGPDSWGSDAEQSTSGQPYPTSDQEGDPGSKQPRKKRGRYRQYNSEILEEAISVVMSGKMSVSKAQSIYGIPHSTLEYKVKERLGTLKNPPKKKMKLMRSEGPDVSVKIELDPQGEAAQSANESKNE
- the LCOR gene encoding ligand-dependent corepressor isoform X7; this translates as MAAGGSGCTSSAGGGGGRGVNPRRSGRSRFPLCGGRRDHKGLTHIFNPPPKRFESILEGLFGPALLKDLSLFKDCEPESISDWTFDENCLFCCLRRDKVKGHLVGLDEPASGAGQEALLKQEQAKIIRFERQAEEFLNAVFYRKDSPWVSDPNIPLVAREIMQRMIQQFAAEYTSKNSSTQDPSQPNSTKNQSLPKASPVTTSPTAATAQNPVLSKLLMADQDSPLDLTVRKSQSEPSEQDGVLDLSTKKSPCAGSTSLSHSPGCSSTQGNGRPGRPSQYRPDGLRSGDGVPPRSLQDGTREGFGHSTSLKVPLARSLQISEELLSRNQLSTAASLGPSGLQNHGQHLILSREASWAKPHYEFNLSRMKFRGNGALSNISDLPFLAENSPFPKMALQAKQDGKKDASHSSPVDLKIPQVRGMDLSWESRTGDQYSYSSLVMGSQTESALSKKLRAILPKQNRKSMLDAGPDSWGSDAEQSTSGQPYPTSDQEGDPGSKQPRKKRGRYRQYNSEILEEAISVVMSGKMSVSKAQSIYGIPHSTLEYKVKERLGTLKNPPKKKMKLMRSEGPDVSVKIELDPQGEAAQSANESKNE
- the LCOR gene encoding ligand-dependent corepressor isoform X9, which codes for MQILLSGVHSAAISCGFESILEGLFGPALLKDLSLFKDCEPESISDWTFDENCLFCCLRRDKVKGHLVGLDEPASGAGQEALLKQEQAKIIRFERQAEEFLNAVFYRKDSPWVSDPNIPLVAREIMQRMIQQFAAEYTSKNSSTQDPSQPNSTKNQSLPKASPVTTSPTAATAQNPVLSKLLMADQDSPLDLTVRKSQSEPSEQDGVLDLSTKKSPCAGSTSLSHSPGCSSTQGNGRPGRPSQYRPDGLRSGDGVPPRSLQDGTREGFGHSTSLKVPLARSLQISEELLSRNQLSTAASLGPSGLQNHGQHLILSREASWAKPHYEFNLSRMKFRGNGALSNISDLPFLAENSPFPKMALQAKQDGKKDASHSSPVDLKIPQVRGMDLSWESRTGDQYSYSSLVMGSQTESALSKKLRAILPKQNRKSMLDAGPDSWGSDAEQSTSGQPYPTSDQEGDPGSKQPRKKRGRYRQYNSEILEEAISVVMSGKMSVSKAQSIYGIPHSTLEYKVKERLGTLKNPPKKKMKLMRSEGPDVSVKIELDPQGEAAQSANESKNE